The following proteins come from a genomic window of Triticum aestivum cultivar Chinese Spring chromosome 6A, IWGSC CS RefSeq v2.1, whole genome shotgun sequence:
- the LOC123131299 gene encoding cinnamoyl-CoA reductase 1-like, whose amino-acid sequence MPSIDKATDNGELKQRRPELELVCVTGAGGFIGSWVVKELLLRGYRVRGTARDPADQKNAHLLALEGAEERLTLCRADVLDYDGLRAAFRGCRGVFHVASPVSNIPDLVPVAVEGTRNVIRAAADVGVRRVVFTSSYGAVHMDPNHRPDAVLHETYWSDYFF is encoded by the exons ATGCCGTCGATTGACAAGGCCACCGACAACGGCGAGCTGAAGcagaggcggccggagctggagctGGTCTGCGTCACGGGCGCGGGAGGCTTCATCGGCTCGTGGGTGGTGAAGGAGCTCCTCCTCCGCGGCTACCGCGTCAGGGGAACCGCCAGGGACCCCG CTGACCAAAAGAACGCGCACCTGTTGGCGCTGGAGGGCGCCGAGGAGAGGCTCACCCTGTGCCGCGCCGACGTCCTCGACTACGACGGCCTCCGCGCCGCCTTCCGCGGCTGCCGCGGGGTCTTCCACGTTGCCTCCCCCGTCTCCAACATCCCC GACCTCGTGCCGGTCGCCGTGGAGGGGACGAGGAACGTGATCAGAGCGGCGGCGGACGTGGGCGTGCGGCGGGTGGTGTTCACGTCGTCCTACGGCGCCGTGCACATGGACCCCAACCACAGGCCCGACGCAGTGCTCCACGAGACGTACTGGAGcgattattttttttga